Proteins from one Cryptomeria japonica chromosome 4, Sugi_1.0, whole genome shotgun sequence genomic window:
- the LOC131032125 gene encoding xyloglucan endotransglucosylase protein 1-like gives MALIFFRLIFIHLMFLQHVSANFYSDFDITWGSDHAKILDNGQQLQLTLDQSSGSGIESKIEYLFANIDMQIELMPGNSAGTVTAYYLSSQGDKHDEIDFEFLGNLCGEPYIMHTNLFSQGQGNREQQFYLWFDPTADFHNYSLLWNPQQILFSVDGTPVRVFKNNEDLGVQYPKNQAMRIYSSLWNGDNWATRGGLVKIDWSKAPFVASYRNFIGQMCSSSSDCSLNSWYSEGALDSGEQQKLEWVRKNYMIYDYCLDAKRFPQGFPAECIR, from the exons ATGGCACTCATCTTCTTTCGTTTAATCTTCATCCATCTTATGTTTTTACAGCACGTCTCTGCAAATTTTTACAGTGACTTTGACATCACGTGGGGGAGTGACCATGCTAAGATACTTGACAATGGCCAGCAATTGCAGCTTACACTCGACCAGTCCTCAG GTTCAGGAATCGAGTCCAAGATTGAATATCTGTTTGCCAACATTGATATGCAGATCGAGTTGATGCCCGGTAATTCTGCAGGCACTGTTACTGCTTACTAT CTGTCGTCTCAAGGGGATAAGCACGACGAAATAGACTTTGAGTTTCTGGGAAACCTGTGTGGAGAACCCTATATTATGCACACTAATCTGTTCTCTCAAGGCCAAGGAAATCGGGAGCAGCAATTCTACCTCTGGTTTGATCCCACTGCAGACTTCCACAATTACTCTCTGCTCTGGAATCCCCAACAAATTCT ATTTTCTGTGGATGGAACTCCGGTGAGAGTATTTAAGAACAATGAGGATTTGGGCGTGCAATATCCAAAGAATCAAGCGATGCGAATATATTCGAGCCTGTGGAACGGAGACAATTGGGCAACCAGAGGTGGGCTTGTGAAGATCGACTGGAGTAAAGCTCCATTCGTTGCCTCTTACAGAAATTTTATTGGACAGATGTGCAGTTCTTCCTCTGATTGCTCTTTGAATTCATGGTATAGTGAAGGAGCATTGGATTCGGGGGAGCAGCAGAAGCTTGAATGGGTGCGCAAAAATTACATGATTTATGATTACTGTTTGGATGCTAAACGTTTTCCACAGGGCTTTCCAGCTGAGTGCATACGTTAG